Proteins found in one Exiguobacterium sp. 9-2 genomic segment:
- a CDS encoding XapX domain-containing protein — protein MLQQILLSLLAGVICGVVFTALKLPIPAPPVFPAVVGIFGVFLGMKIYLFLVERFF, from the coding sequence ATGCTTCAGCAAATCTTGTTATCCCTTCTCGCAGGCGTCATCTGCGGAGTCGTGTTCACCGCATTGAAATTACCAATCCCTGCTCCACCCGTTTTCCCAGCCGTCGTCGGGATCTTTGGTGTCTTCCTTGGGATGAAAATCTATCTGTTTTTAGTAGAACGCTTTTTCTAA